AGACCGTCTTCATACAAGCCTGGCCGGTAATTATCTGCGACAATGGCGTTAAAGACCTGAATTACTTTTTCGGGTGAGGTGCCATAGCGGAGGATTTCATCACGAATGAGAGGCGATACAGCGATAACTTTGTCAAAAAAAGGCAAAATCCGCTTGCCGACGGATATGAGCAATCTGCTCTTGGGACTGTTGATTATCCAGCCATGGCATGTGGTAATTATAGGGATATCATATATCTTGGAGACCAGAAAAGCGAGAATGTCTGTTTTGTATTCATGAGAATGAAGTATATGTATATTTTCCCGTTTTATGAGTTCCTTGATGGTCTTAACAATCCTTGGGTCATATTGATGAACGGAGCGTATGGGAAAGACATTGACACCTCTCTCTCGGGCAGCACGAAGATACAAATTTTCCTCGACATTCTCACGGTCCAGGCAAATTAGCCCTATCGACAGATTAAAGGACGACGTATCTATCCGCGCCGAAGTTTCGAGAATGGTCTTACCCGGGCCGCATACCCTGTCGGTATCACGAAGATGAAGGACGTTTATCATACTTCTTTTCCCGGCCGAATTATCTCTTGAAAAACAAAACTTGAAGAGAATTGTTTAATAATAGCTGCTTGCACCACAATAATCACACCCCATCCATTTGCAAAATTTATATTCTTTCACTATTGTTTAAACAGAAGTCTGTCTGGTAGAGATAATCGTATACTCCTCTTACCATCTTTGCCCCCGGGCACACTATCCACTTAATTATACTGCAAAGAGGTAACAGATCCATGGTAGAGACGTTTTCCCCGTCAGGGCTGATGATCCATATCGGCTACCACAAAACCGGCACCACCTGGCTGCAGGATGCAGTTTTCAACAACGCCCGCTATGGCATGGCTTCTCCATGGTCCCGGCAGAAAATCACCGACGATTTTATCATCCCTCCCCCCTTCAGTTTTGATCGGAACAATGTACTCCTCCGCTATCAAAAAAAATGCGATGAGCTGCGAAACCAAGGCCTGCTGCCGGTGCTTTCACACGAAAGAATGTCAGGTTATCCGGCATCCGGCGGATTTGACAGTAAAACCATTGCCGACAGGCTCTATTCGATATTTCCTGAAGGCCGGGTGATTATCATCATCCGGGAGCAGAAAAGTATCATTCGTTCATGGTATACGCAGTACATCCGTGACGGCGGCGGACTGTCGATCAAAAAATATATGAATCCACCCGAGCCTGACTTGTTGAGAATGCCCCATTTCAACTATGATTTTTATCAATATGATCGACTTATCGATTACTACCGCACTCTCTTTTCCCGCGAACAGGTCCTGGTTTTGCCTTTTGAACTTCTTAAAGCCAACCGTTTGGATTTTATGAAAAGAATAACCAAATTCGCGAATCTGCCTGATATAGCAGATGTCCCCGGAAATACAAGAAACGAGGGTATAGGGCTTCCCTGGGTTACGATCACCAGAGCCGCCAACCGTCTTTTCCACCGAAATCAGCTCAATTCAGGAGCATTGTTTAATGCCCCCATTGTCATAAAAAACGCGCGTAGAGCAGCCTATTTTATCAACCGC
This Desulfopila inferna DNA region includes the following protein-coding sequences:
- a CDS encoding sulfotransferase, with protein sequence MVETFSPSGLMIHIGYHKTGTTWLQDAVFNNARYGMASPWSRQKITDDFIIPPPFSFDRNNVLLRYQKKCDELRNQGLLPVLSHERMSGYPASGGFDSKTIADRLYSIFPEGRVIIIIREQKSIIRSWYTQYIRDGGGLSIKKYMNPPEPDLLRMPHFNYDFYQYDRLIDYYRTLFSREQVLVLPFELLKANRLDFMKRITKFANLPDIADVPGNTRNEGIGLPWVTITRAANRLFHRNQLNSGALFNAPIVIKNARRAAYFINRTLILRGMHNFLERKTRRYIAENLGDRYAESNTKTSKAIGIDLQEFGYDCL